In Anaerolineae bacterium, one genomic interval encodes:
- a CDS encoding Nif3-like dinuclear metal center hexameric protein, with amino-acid sequence MLLARQVIERIQKNVGVPWRAETVDTVIAGKPETPVTGITTTIMATLDVLQRSAVAGNNLVITHEPTFYLHQDKTETLTEDEVYQLKVDFIQKRQLVIFHFHDHWHARRPDGIATGMVKELGWEKHADGLNPHLFVFPGIPLARFVKEIQSQLNIRTMRVVGDPKLQVNRVIASWGFLDRDRGIKLLAQPGVEVVIAGETREWEVVEYAQDIITAGKKKALILLGHMVSEQAGMQYCAEWLKSFITEVPIEFLPMPEPFWNPDHPTYDLTNGSS; translated from the coding sequence ATGCTTTTAGCAAGACAAGTTATTGAGCGAATCCAGAAAAATGTGGGCGTCCCCTGGCGCGCTGAAACAGTGGACACGGTGATTGCGGGTAAGCCTGAAACGCCAGTAACAGGAATAACGACCACCATTATGGCTACCCTTGATGTGCTCCAACGCTCGGCTGTGGCCGGGAATAATTTGGTGATTACCCACGAACCAACTTTCTACTTGCACCAGGATAAAACTGAAACCCTGACGGAAGATGAAGTCTATCAACTCAAAGTTGACTTCATCCAAAAGCGCCAGCTGGTCATCTTCCACTTTCACGACCACTGGCATGCGCGACGGCCTGATGGTATTGCCACGGGGATGGTCAAAGAACTGGGCTGGGAAAAGCACGCTGATGGCCTGAACCCTCACCTTTTTGTCTTTCCGGGTATCCCCCTTGCCCGCTTCGTCAAAGAAATCCAGTCTCAACTGAACATTCGCACTATGCGGGTGGTGGGTGATCCCAAGCTACAGGTCAATCGAGTGATTGCAAGTTGGGGCTTCTTGGACCGGGATCGCGGCATTAAATTACTCGCTCAACCCGGAGTTGAGGTGGTTATAGCGGGCGAAACGCGCGAATGGGAAGTGGTGGAATACGCGCAAGACATTATCACCGCCGGAAAGAAAAAAGCCCTGATCCTGCTTGGCCACATGGTGTCTGAGCAAGCGGGCATGCAGTACTGCGCCGAATGGTTGAAATCATTCATTACAGAAGTGCCCATCGAGTTTCTCCCCATGCCCGAACCGTTCTGGAATCCTGACCATCCTACCTATGACCTGACTAACGGTTCATCCTGA
- a CDS encoding GAF domain-containing protein: MTQAARTRQGKIVNNVRADPNWLPNPLLPDTHAELAVPLIAGDIVLGVLDVQAAEANRFTADDLRIQSTLAGQIAAALQNAKLFEQVALANAEIQTLNEKLKTENLRMSAELDVSRQLQQMLLPTVEELRQIEGIDIAGFMEPAEEVGGIITTYCNTTATSKLALAM; encoded by the coding sequence GTGACTCAGGCAGCCCGCACCCGGCAGGGAAAGATTGTTAACAATGTGCGGGCAGACCCAAACTGGTTGCCCAATCCCCTGCTGCCGGATACCCACGCAGAGTTGGCCGTGCCGCTTATTGCGGGCGATATAGTGTTGGGCGTGTTAGACGTGCAAGCGGCAGAAGCCAACCGCTTCACCGCAGACGACCTGCGCATTCAAAGCACTCTGGCCGGGCAGATAGCCGCCGCCCTGCAAAACGCCAAGCTGTTTGAACAGGTGGCCCTGGCCAACGCCGAAATTCAAACCCTCAACGAAAAACTCAAAACTGAAAACCTGCGCATGAGCGCGGAACTCGATGTCTCCCGCCAACTACAACAGATGTTGTTGCCCACGGTGGAGGAGCTTCGTCAGATTGAGGGAATTGATATTGCCGGGTTTATGGAACCTGCTGAAGAGGTGGGGGGGATTATTACGACGTACTGCAACACAACGGCCACCTCAAAATTGGCATTGGCGATGTGA
- a CDS encoding substrate-binding domain-containing protein, with translation MTGGQPQKKRPTIGLLTRKLTYTWALSQVQGMVDACRERDVNLICFPGGIIFHPDGFEAQDDIVYDLASDGKLDGLIVSTSTITGSLPDDEDVKDFYKRFQPRPIVGLERSLPGIPTVLKSEYEPMCEAMAHLIEVHGYRRIAYINRLGAGPHRERYQAYKDTLAKYNIPYNPDLVFSAYLDLPDLTGGGLQSGIDFEAVATSDDDFALGVLRALQAHGVRVPEQVAVTGFDDVAESWTVTPPLTTVSPPFHEMGYRAVEMLLALLAGEAVPDQVILPCKLTVRQSCGCMPIQAARAEIQLPVEMKFDRTVQTEAGQKSLNAVLVAHRADIVAEMAQAVGPEESNTGAGTSP, from the coding sequence TTGACCGGCGGCCAGCCGCAAAAAAAACGCCCCACTATCGGTTTGCTAACCAGAAAACTTACTTACACGTGGGCTTTGTCACAGGTGCAGGGGATGGTTGACGCCTGCCGGGAGCGAGACGTTAACCTGATTTGTTTCCCCGGAGGCATCATTTTCCACCCTGATGGCTTTGAAGCGCAAGACGATATTGTCTACGACCTGGCCAGCGATGGAAAACTCGATGGCCTCATTGTTTCAACCAGCACCATCACCGGATCGCTTCCTGACGACGAAGATGTAAAGGACTTTTATAAACGTTTTCAGCCCCGGCCCATCGTCGGCCTGGAGCGGTCGCTGCCGGGTATTCCTACTGTTCTCAAAAGCGAGTACGAACCAATGTGTGAGGCCATGGCTCACCTGATTGAAGTCCACGGTTATCGCCGCATTGCTTATATTAACCGGCTGGGGGCAGGGCCACACCGGGAACGGTATCAGGCCTACAAAGATACCCTGGCCAAATACAACATTCCCTACAATCCAGACCTTGTCTTTTCCGCCTACCTTGATCTGCCCGATTTAACCGGAGGTGGGCTGCAATCGGGAATTGACTTTGAAGCCGTGGCCACCTCAGATGATGATTTTGCCCTTGGCGTTCTGCGAGCGCTACAAGCGCATGGGGTCCGCGTGCCTGAGCAAGTAGCAGTTACCGGCTTTGATGATGTTGCCGAGAGTTGGACGGTCACGCCTCCTCTCACCACGGTCAGCCCTCCCTTTCATGAAATGGGGTATAGGGCAGTGGAAATGTTGTTGGCGCTGCTGGCGGGTGAGGCGGTGCCGGATCAGGTGATTTTACCTTGCAAGCTGACCGTCCGCCAATCGTGTGGTTGTATGCCTATCCAGGCAGCCAGAGCTGAGATACAGCTTCCGGTTGAGATGAAATTCGACCGAACCGTTCAAACCGAAGCCGGCCAAAAATCCCTCAACGCTGTTCTGGTTGCTCATCGGGCAGATATAGTGGCCGAGATGGCGCAAGCGGTGGGGCCGGAGGAGTCAAATACCGGAGCTGGCACATCCCCCTAG
- a CDS encoding nucleoside hydrolase — MKFPTLSAARRLERLQPLTGKVRLVLDTDTYNEIDDQFAVVHALLSPERLQVEAIYAAPFFNDRSTGPGDGMEKSYAEILRLLERLDVSPEGFVFRGSTAYLPGPDTPVPSAAAADLAQRAMAATDEPLYVVAIGAITNVASAILLEPALIERVVVVWLGGHALFWPHTKEFNLKQDVFASRLIFDCGVPLARLPCMGVTSHLQTTVPEIERYVQGRGRIGDYLAGIFKAYQHDHFAWSKVLWDIAATAYLVNPAWVSTNLVHSPLLTDQMTWSFDHSRHFIRSATFIQRDPIFRDLFTKIAACGR; from the coding sequence ATGAAATTTCCTACACTTTCCGCAGCAAGGCGTCTGGAACGTCTCCAACCACTCACCGGCAAAGTGCGGCTGGTGCTGGATACCGACACCTACAACGAGATTGACGACCAGTTTGCCGTGGTCCATGCTTTGCTCTCGCCGGAGCGACTCCAGGTTGAAGCCATTTATGCGGCCCCTTTTTTTAATGACCGTTCCACCGGCCCCGGCGATGGCATGGAAAAAAGTTACGCCGAAATTTTGCGGCTGCTAGAGCGGCTTGACGTGTCGCCGGAAGGTTTTGTCTTTCGCGGTTCCACTGCCTATTTGCCTGGCCCTGACACCCCTGTTCCATCAGCCGCCGCGGCCGATCTGGCCCAACGAGCCATGGCCGCCACTGATGAACCCCTGTATGTGGTCGCCATTGGGGCCATTACCAACGTGGCCTCGGCCATTTTGCTTGAACCTGCCCTCATCGAGCGGGTGGTTGTGGTGTGGTTGGGAGGACACGCTCTGTTTTGGCCGCATACCAAAGAGTTCAATCTAAAACAAGATGTTTTTGCCTCTCGCCTCATTTTTGATTGCGGCGTGCCGTTGGCGCGCCTTCCCTGTATGGGCGTCACCTCGCACCTCCAAACCACCGTGCCCGAAATAGAGCGTTACGTGCAAGGCCGGGGCCGGATTGGCGATTACCTGGCCGGCATTTTCAAAGCTTATCAGCACGACCATTTTGCCTGGTCGAAAGTGCTCTGGGATATAGCCGCCACCGCCTACCTGGTCAATCCGGCCTGGGTCTCCACTAACCTGGTGCATAGCCCCCTGCTAACCGATCAAATGACCTGGAGTTTTGATCACTCGCGCCACTTCATCCGGTCCGCCACCTTTATTCAGCGCGACCCCATCTTCCGCGATCTTTTCACTAAAATAGCTGCTTGTGGGAGATAA
- a CDS encoding helix-turn-helix domain-containing protein — translation MSHTLRIGSAIDPVDPYWVQVREAAYERAEQLPLDLISITLVSYPETLSEERQMALVEELLGLELDALIAWSLPTDLVYNIPQFGIPLILLNETEIRHPLLVSPLGLYDIARIGSTYLAEQLAGQGTVLALGGLARAPWPDDSTSWLAASRDVFRGHPQITFKHVPIPWGYEQVYPEIYKAMQQLTGPLDAIFGLSDTVALTGRMAGLELGLIEQPTPVVGIGGNPDTLAAITEGALAATVEILTDELGKQAVDLAYQSAQGQSLPAHFAYKSRLVTAQNVAEVAARKLVAIANLPNRLVGVRRRQQQERLKQLETSLEISRRVGSILDHGQLSHEIANLIRANYGYDRVQIFQWLAAEQLLILEQPDQIQPEQAAIPLPGSGVLGQALMRNEPIFIPDTHRSPRFPPDPRWPDTRTRVVLPIRLGDKILGLLDLHSNQSVLRTRQELVGLQSLADQLGVAMQNARLYGEALQARAVAEQADQLKTRLLANVSHELRTPLNVILGYIQTALKSSRPYSPDLSPDLRKDLQQIGRNADHLLHVINDLLDLSRAEINELALLPEIIEPRPFLLDVFDGVAAGVDDHAVQWQLQLPPRLPAIQADPVRLRQILLNLLSNARKFTKQGRIVLGAEVMPSHLHIWVQDTGVGIPAGQQERIFEPFITAEYAGFQKGGIGLGLSITRRLVALHRGSLTLESQPGQGSTFHLYLPWPSLSEQTVTAPALAVQPVLLLISTQDQPASELVELSQRQGLEIRCLKTGANMEAGLAGIQPALLAWDLANATSDDWLVVQRLRHQPHLSQTPFILYRQEQDNPPALALGMTNLVAKPVNGQTLTEAINTLCPSKSVGSILIVDDDPQALALYRDMVAKGLPGYSISVASGGMQALALMKQSPPALVVLDLMMPEMDGFAVLDWMRANAQTRTVPVLILSGRMLTFEDIKRLEQHARTTFQSKDILTEAETTVALQRLLFDDDTLPLPTSALVKRTLAYLHQNYQHPLSRQEIADAIGVSKNYLSHIFRQELGLSPWEYLNRYRIKQAKELLSCTSQSVTEVAFQVGFNNPPYFSRVFRDQTGLSPSEYRRSPQ, via the coding sequence ATGTCTCACACCCTGCGCATAGGTTCAGCCATTGATCCGGTTGATCCTTATTGGGTTCAGGTTAGAGAAGCCGCCTATGAACGGGCCGAGCAACTTCCCCTTGATCTTATCTCCATCACCCTGGTCAGCTACCCGGAAACTTTGTCCGAAGAAAGACAGATGGCGCTGGTGGAAGAGTTGCTGGGCCTGGAATTGGACGCGCTCATTGCCTGGTCGTTGCCTACAGATTTGGTTTACAATATTCCCCAATTTGGGATACCCCTGATTCTGTTGAACGAAACAGAAATCCGCCACCCCCTTTTGGTTTCGCCGCTGGGTTTATACGACATTGCCCGGATAGGCAGCACCTATCTGGCCGAACAACTGGCCGGGCAGGGAACCGTTCTGGCCCTGGGCGGCCTGGCCCGCGCGCCCTGGCCGGATGATAGCACCAGTTGGCTTGCCGCTAGCCGCGACGTATTTCGGGGCCATCCCCAGATAACGTTCAAACACGTGCCTATTCCCTGGGGTTACGAACAGGTTTATCCAGAAATTTATAAAGCCATGCAGCAGCTTACCGGCCCGCTGGATGCTATCTTTGGCCTGTCTGACACCGTGGCTTTAACCGGCCGGATGGCCGGTTTGGAACTTGGCCTCATTGAACAACCCACGCCGGTAGTAGGCATTGGCGGCAACCCCGACACCCTGGCCGCCATCACCGAAGGCGCGTTGGCGGCCACGGTTGAAATCCTGACCGACGAATTGGGCAAACAGGCGGTTGACCTGGCCTATCAGTCTGCGCAGGGACAATCCCTCCCGGCTCATTTCGCCTACAAATCCAGGCTGGTCACCGCCCAAAATGTGGCCGAAGTGGCCGCGCGGAAATTGGTGGCTATTGCCAATTTACCCAACCGTCTGGTGGGGGTTCGGCGCCGGCAGCAACAAGAGCGGCTCAAACAACTGGAAACCAGCCTGGAAATCAGTCGCCGGGTTGGTTCCATTTTGGACCACGGCCAACTCTCGCACGAGATTGCCAACTTGATTCGCGCTAACTATGGTTACGACCGGGTGCAGATTTTTCAGTGGCTAGCAGCGGAACAATTGCTGATTTTGGAACAGCCCGACCAGATTCAGCCGGAGCAGGCGGCCATCCCGCTCCCCGGCTCCGGGGTGCTGGGGCAGGCTTTAATGCGCAACGAACCCATTTTTATTCCCGATACGCACCGCAGCCCCCGCTTTCCCCCCGATCCCCGTTGGCCCGATACCCGCACCCGCGTTGTTCTGCCCATCCGTTTGGGCGATAAAATATTGGGGCTGTTAGACCTGCACAGCAACCAGTCGGTGCTGCGCACCCGGCAAGAGTTGGTTGGCCTGCAATCGCTGGCCGACCAATTGGGCGTGGCTATGCAAAATGCCCGGCTTTACGGTGAAGCCTTACAGGCCCGCGCCGTGGCCGAACAGGCCGACCAGTTAAAAACACGGCTGTTGGCCAACGTTAGCCACGAACTCCGCACGCCCCTGAATGTGATCTTGGGTTATATTCAAACAGCGCTCAAATCATCCCGGCCCTACAGCCCGGACTTGTCGCCTGATTTACGCAAAGATTTACAACAGATTGGGCGTAATGCCGACCATCTGCTGCACGTGATCAATGATTTGCTGGATTTGTCTCGGGCGGAAATCAACGAACTGGCTTTGCTGCCGGAAATCATCGAGCCGCGCCCGTTTTTGCTGGATGTTTTTGACGGCGTTGCCGCTGGTGTTGATGACCATGCAGTGCAGTGGCAGTTACAATTGCCCCCCCGCCTGCCTGCAATCCAGGCCGACCCGGTGCGCCTGCGCCAGATTTTACTCAACTTGCTCAGTAATGCCCGCAAATTTACCAAACAGGGTCGGATAGTGTTGGGTGCAGAAGTTATGCCGTCACATCTGCATATCTGGGTCCAGGATACCGGCGTGGGCATTCCCGCTGGCCAGCAGGAACGCATCTTTGAGCCTTTCATCACCGCCGAGTATGCCGGTTTTCAAAAAGGCGGGATCGGCCTGGGCCTGTCTATTACAAGGCGGTTGGTGGCCCTCCATCGCGGCTCACTGACCCTGGAAAGCCAACCTGGCCAGGGCAGCACGTTTCACCTCTACCTCCCTTGGCCCAGTTTGAGCGAGCAGACGGTAACAGCGCCCGCGCTGGCGGTTCAGCCTGTGTTATTGTTGATTTCAACCCAGGACCAACCGGCCAGTGAACTGGTTGAACTCAGCCAGCGCCAGGGCCTGGAGATACGCTGCCTGAAGACCGGGGCTAACATGGAAGCAGGGCTGGCCGGAATCCAACCCGCCCTCCTGGCCTGGGACTTGGCCAACGCCACGTCTGACGATTGGCTGGTAGTGCAGCGGCTGCGCCACCAGCCCCATTTGAGCCAGACCCCCTTTATTTTGTATAGGCAAGAGCAGGACAACCCGCCCGCCCTGGCCTTGGGCATGACCAACTTGGTTGCCAAACCCGTCAACGGCCAAACGTTGACCGAAGCCATCAATACTTTGTGCCCGTCCAAGTCGGTTGGCTCTATTCTCATTGTAGATGACGACCCGCAAGCGCTTGCACTCTACCGGGACATGGTGGCCAAAGGACTCCCCGGCTATTCCATCTCCGTTGCCTCCGGGGGGATGCAGGCCCTGGCCCTGATGAAACAAAGCCCCCCGGCCCTGGTTGTGTTAGATTTGATGATGCCGGAGATGGATGGATTTGCCGTGTTAGATTGGATGCGGGCCAATGCCCAAACCCGGACGGTGCCGGTGCTCATTCTCAGCGGCCGGATGTTGACCTTTGAGGACATCAAACGCCTTGAGCAACACGCCCGCACTACCTTCCAGAGTAAAGATATTCTGACTGAAGCAGAGACGACCGTTGCGTTACAACGTCTCTTATTTGATGACGATACCTTACCTCTGCCCACCAGCGCCTTGGTCAAACGCACCCTCGCTTACTTACACCAGAACTATCAACATCCCCTTTCCCGCCAGGAAATTGCCGACGCTATTGGTGTCAGCAAAAATTATCTCAGCCACATCTTTCGTCAGGAGTTGGGTCTTTCGCCCTGGGAATACCTGAATCGCTATCGCATCAAACAGGCCAAAGAGCTTTTGAGTTGTACCAGCCAGAGCGTGACCGAAGTGGCTTTCCAGGTTGGTTTTAATAATCCCCCCTATTTCAGCCGGGTTTTCCGCGATCAAACCGGCCTGTCACCCAGCGAGTATCGCCGAAGCCCTCAATAG
- a CDS encoding SpoIIE family protein phosphatase, whose product MTGHGLESGVLMLMLQTAVRTLLTSEEKDPIRFMDVLNRTLYQNLRRMNVDKSLTLALLNYAPSPDHPNGQMRLSGQHEQVIVVRQDGQVELKDTIDLGFPLAINSGIAQFVQEISIDLVPGDGIVLYSDGITEAENEAGQFYGLERLCAVVSRHWAKSATEIKQAVVADVRRFIGRQKVFDDLTLLVVKQL is encoded by the coding sequence GTGACCGGCCACGGCCTGGAAAGCGGCGTGCTAATGCTGATGCTGCAAACAGCCGTGCGCACCTTGTTGACCAGCGAGGAGAAAGACCCGATCCGGTTTATGGATGTCCTTAACCGGACCCTTTATCAAAACCTGCGGCGAATGAACGTGGATAAGAGCCTGACCCTGGCGCTACTTAACTATGCCCCCTCACCGGATCACCCGAATGGGCAGATGCGGCTGAGCGGCCAGCACGAGCAAGTGATTGTCGTCCGCCAGGATGGCCAGGTAGAACTGAAAGACACCATAGACCTGGGGTTTCCCTTAGCCATAAATTCAGGAATTGCCCAATTTGTGCAGGAAATATCCATAGACTTGGTTCCCGGTGATGGCATCGTATTGTATTCCGACGGCATTACCGAAGCCGAGAACGAGGCCGGGCAATTCTATGGACTAGAACGGTTATGCGCGGTGGTCAGCCGGCATTGGGCCAAAAGTGCAACCGAAATCAAACAGGCCGTGGTGGCAGATGTCCGCCGGTTTATTGGCCGGCAAAAAGTGTTTGACGATTTGACCTTGTTGGTGGTCAAACAACTATAA